The following coding sequences are from one Mycobacterium bourgelatii window:
- a CDS encoding TetR/AcrR family transcriptional regulator → MPARVPPNAESSTRRRILAATFVVLARSGRKRLMLSEVAAEAKVSRPTLYRYFPSKEELLAAFGLYEQDIFDAGMAQAVAGLRGPERLDAALQFVVDFQHTYSLGFLADTEPEHVLAQMKRVMPILHERIVRLIPGENADLAAATVVRVAVCHYLIAGGDRDRFLAELRYAAGIDPLRTSRSA, encoded by the coding sequence ATGCCCGCCCGAGTGCCTCCCAACGCCGAGTCGTCGACCCGGCGGCGGATCCTGGCCGCCACCTTCGTGGTGCTCGCGCGCAGCGGACGCAAGCGGTTGATGTTGTCCGAGGTGGCCGCCGAGGCCAAGGTGTCCCGGCCCACTCTTTACCGGTACTTCCCCTCCAAGGAGGAGTTGCTCGCCGCATTCGGACTTTACGAGCAGGACATCTTCGACGCCGGCATGGCGCAGGCCGTCGCCGGTCTACGGGGGCCCGAAAGGCTCGATGCGGCTTTGCAATTCGTCGTCGACTTCCAGCACACCTACTCGCTGGGGTTCTTGGCTGACACCGAACCCGAACACGTTCTCGCGCAGATGAAGCGGGTCATGCCCATCCTGCACGAGCGCATCGTTCGGCTGATCCCCGGCGAGAATGCCGACCTGGCCGCGGCGACCGTGGTGCGGGTGGCCGTGTGCCATTACCTCATTGCCGGTGGCGACCGCGATCGGTTCCTGGCCGAATTGCGTTATGCCGCTGGGATTGACCCACTACGTACATCACGCTCGGCTTAG
- a CDS encoding MmpS family transport accessory protein, with product MTTRLLTPAMLLALGIGFVGTCGAASAIPDPPKVRYEVSGGGMAEYITYQTRNGQTKLANVPLPWSTELQGFWAQQYVLSAQGQGTIACRILLDGTLVNDAHSTGTPGRTICTHS from the coding sequence ATGACGACTCGATTGTTGACACCCGCGATGCTGTTGGCTCTCGGAATCGGCTTTGTCGGCACGTGCGGTGCAGCAAGCGCCATACCCGACCCGCCGAAGGTTCGTTATGAGGTGAGCGGCGGCGGCATGGCCGAATACATCACCTACCAGACCCGCAACGGTCAGACGAAGTTGGCGAACGTGCCCTTGCCGTGGTCGACTGAGCTGCAAGGCTTCTGGGCGCAGCAGTATGTGCTCAGCGCGCAGGGCCAAGGCACCATCGCGTGCCGGATCCTGCTTGACGGCACCCTGGTGAACGACGCGCATTCCACCGGAACGCCCGGACGAACCATCTGTACGCACTCATGA
- a CDS encoding class I SAM-dependent methyltransferase has translation MVSEIRLPESMPVVRPEPMESATYTASSRLQAAGLLPAVKLFERVAAEIPLPAPPSPIVIADYGAATGYNSLLPLSTAIQVLRRRTRHDHAILVTHTDVADNDFTALFRTVTDDPDSYLQHDTATFTSAIGRSFYTQILPTKTVNLGWSSWAIQWLSRLPAPLPDHIQVAYSSDKRARQAYAAQAATDWQDFLAFRGRELCPGGKLVILTMALDENHEFGYRRFNEAFMTALHDLVHDGLLRHEEVRRMAVPVFARSEEDMRAPFQPKGRFEGLVIEQLEVFNAEDRFWTRFQKDGDAENFGAQWAAFARAAIFPSLRVGLDGGVNDPRGSEFIQQLEAALAERLARSPEPTQIPLASLVLVKQRTG, from the coding sequence ATGGTGTCCGAGATCCGACTCCCCGAATCCATGCCCGTCGTCCGACCCGAACCGATGGAGAGCGCGACGTACACGGCGTCGTCGCGCCTACAAGCGGCCGGATTGTTGCCCGCCGTAAAGCTTTTCGAACGCGTCGCGGCCGAGATTCCGCTGCCGGCGCCCCCGTCGCCGATCGTCATCGCCGACTATGGCGCCGCCACCGGTTACAACTCGCTGCTGCCTCTTTCCACCGCGATCCAGGTGCTGCGTCGGCGCACCCGCCACGATCACGCGATCCTGGTCACGCACACCGACGTCGCGGACAACGATTTCACCGCGCTGTTTCGGACCGTGACCGATGACCCGGACAGCTATCTGCAGCACGACACGGCGACGTTCACCTCCGCAATCGGGCGGTCGTTCTACACCCAGATCCTGCCGACCAAGACCGTCAACCTCGGCTGGAGCTCGTGGGCCATCCAGTGGCTCAGTCGGCTTCCCGCTCCACTGCCCGACCACATCCAAGTCGCCTACAGCAGCGACAAGAGGGCGCGCCAGGCCTACGCCGCGCAGGCCGCGACGGACTGGCAGGACTTTCTGGCATTTCGCGGACGCGAACTGTGCCCAGGCGGAAAGCTGGTCATCTTGACGATGGCTCTGGACGAGAACCACGAATTCGGGTACCGCCGGTTCAACGAGGCGTTCATGACGGCACTCCACGATTTGGTGCATGACGGACTGTTGCGTCACGAAGAGGTACGGCGCATGGCGGTTCCCGTGTTTGCGCGCAGCGAGGAAGACATGCGCGCGCCGTTCCAACCGAAGGGACGCTTCGAGGGCCTGGTTATCGAGCAGCTCGAGGTGTTCAACGCCGAGGACCGCTTTTGGACCCGATTCCAAAAGGATGGGGACGCGGAGAATTTCGGGGCGCAGTGGGCGGCGTTCGCGCGCGCAGCTATCTTTCCCAGCCTGCGCGTAGGGCTCGACGGCGGCGTCAACGATCCGCGCGGGTCGGAATTCATTCAGCAATTGGAAGCCGCGCTGGCCGAGCGGTTGGCGCGGTCACCCGAACCGACGCAGATTCCTCTGGCCTCATTGGTGCTGGTCAAGCAGCGAACTGGGTGA
- a CDS encoding phosphotransferase family protein yields MAGLSLGQRDLAATRAGLARWFEHKFGRTADVGELRPANRAAGWSSTSLLFAVAQAGDTREFVVRIPPAGGGIYAEYDLDSQTRTHQLLSRHGIATPSPTHYEPDTSWLGSSFLVMPRIVGHTPSDTSYALRGWLHDAGSQVQRRVHDSFLDTLVALQRVPVSEAPWLKRPTGVGNDAELTWWREYIQWATDDQVPDVISRAFDWLRRHQPPDPPELTVCWGDARLSNAIFDDSGQIVGVLDWEQACLCPAETDFAWWLATRQQTMEVHGIQADPELPGFDSREDVIRRYEEMIGRPLQALRWYEIFAMVRMGCCIVRVQWLLRSIGQGDHGLTRAPIMPAWTIEAVTT; encoded by the coding sequence ATGGCGGGACTGTCCCTCGGCCAACGTGACCTGGCCGCCACGCGCGCCGGATTAGCCCGCTGGTTTGAGCACAAGTTCGGCAGGACGGCCGACGTCGGCGAGTTGCGGCCCGCCAACCGGGCGGCGGGATGGTCGAGCACCAGTCTGCTGTTCGCCGTCGCACAGGCGGGTGACACGCGGGAATTCGTGGTACGGATCCCGCCGGCGGGAGGCGGGATCTACGCGGAATACGACTTAGACAGCCAGACCCGAACCCATCAGTTGTTGAGCCGGCACGGGATCGCCACCCCTTCACCAACCCACTACGAACCCGACACTTCGTGGCTCGGTTCGAGCTTCCTGGTGATGCCACGCATCGTCGGCCACACCCCTTCCGACACGTCCTACGCGCTGCGCGGCTGGTTGCACGACGCAGGCTCCCAGGTGCAGCGCCGTGTGCATGATTCATTCCTCGACACACTCGTTGCCCTGCAACGTGTTCCGGTCAGCGAGGCACCGTGGCTCAAGCGTCCCACCGGCGTTGGCAACGATGCCGAGCTGACCTGGTGGCGGGAGTACATCCAATGGGCCACCGACGACCAGGTTCCCGACGTGATCAGCCGCGCCTTCGATTGGCTGCGCCGCCACCAACCTCCCGACCCACCTGAGCTCACCGTGTGCTGGGGAGACGCCCGGTTGTCCAACGCCATCTTCGATGACAGCGGGCAGATCGTCGGTGTCCTGGACTGGGAGCAGGCGTGCCTCTGCCCCGCCGAAACCGACTTCGCCTGGTGGCTGGCGACCCGTCAGCAAACCATGGAGGTCCACGGCATCCAGGCCGACCCCGAACTACCCGGGTTCGACAGCCGCGAGGACGTCATCCGCCGCTACGAAGAGATGATCGGCCGGCCGCTGCAGGCGTTGCGTTGGTACGAGATCTTCGCGATGGTCCGGATGGGCTGCTGCATCGTGCGCGTGCAATGGCTGCTGCGCAGTATCGGACAGGGCGACCACGGGCTCACCCGGGCCCCGATCATGCCGGCCTGGACCATCGAAGCGGTCACGACCTAG
- a CDS encoding alpha/beta fold hydrolase, whose product MIKALSFGAIEDTTKPLAVLVHGFPDTPHTWRHLGPVLADRGYRVVAPWLPGYDAPVSGPIDTGTYVRHVLAVRRAYRGDKRGVLIGHDWGAYASYGAVGTDPNAFSRLVTIAVPPPAVLADAMFNYAQIKRSFYIWFIQQVGLAETALLQPGFWESLWADWSPGYDATQDILWLREHVTAETISGVINPYRATFNPEFADPASEKEAAATFSPPTIPTLYLHGTTDGGLGAELLGGVPDHLPTPGSAFDLIDGVGHFLHLEKPDLIAERICSWLADPVERLSRA is encoded by the coding sequence ATGATCAAGGCGCTCTCATTCGGAGCCATCGAGGACACGACCAAACCATTGGCCGTCCTCGTGCACGGGTTCCCCGACACCCCGCACACGTGGCGCCACCTGGGTCCCGTCCTCGCCGACCGCGGCTATCGGGTGGTGGCGCCGTGGCTACCTGGGTATGACGCGCCGGTGTCGGGACCCATCGACACCGGCACCTACGTGCGACATGTCTTGGCGGTGCGTCGCGCTTATCGGGGCGACAAACGGGGTGTGCTGATCGGTCACGACTGGGGCGCCTATGCCTCATACGGCGCCGTAGGAACTGATCCAAATGCGTTCTCCCGCTTGGTAACTATTGCCGTACCGCCGCCAGCCGTGTTGGCCGACGCGATGTTCAACTATGCCCAGATCAAGCGATCTTTCTACATCTGGTTCATCCAGCAGGTCGGCCTCGCCGAGACCGCCCTGCTGCAACCGGGCTTCTGGGAATCGCTGTGGGCCGACTGGTCGCCCGGCTACGATGCGACACAAGATATTCTGTGGCTGCGCGAGCACGTGACCGCCGAAACCATCAGCGGTGTCATCAACCCGTATCGCGCCACATTCAATCCCGAATTTGCGGATCCGGCGTCGGAAAAGGAAGCCGCGGCAACGTTTTCACCGCCGACCATACCCACCCTGTATCTGCACGGAACCACTGACGGCGGGCTCGGCGCCGAACTCCTGGGCGGAGTGCCGGATCACCTGCCAACGCCGGGCTCGGCATTCGACTTGATCGACGGTGTGGGGCATTTCCTGCACCTGGAGAAACCCGACCTGATCGCCGAGCGGATCTGCTCGTGGCTGGCTGACCCGGTGGAGCGGCTAAGCCGAGCGTGA
- a CDS encoding cytochrome P450 yields the protein MTDLKTSIPTRENGVPPPEVPLSEIDLGSLDFWARNDDFRDGAFATLRREAPISFWPAIEMEGFVGGNGHWALTMHDDVHYASRHPEIFSSSPNIVISDQTPELAEYFGSMIVMDDPRHQRLRSIVSRAFTPRVVARIEESVRDRAHRLVAAMKANHPDRQADLVSELAGPLPLQIICDMMGIPEEDHQKVFHWTNVILGFGDPDLATDFEEFFKVSMDIGAYAAALADDHRGSSVNHHDDLTTSLVEAEVDGERLASSEIATFFILLVVAGNETTRNAISHGVLALSQYPEERQKWWSDYEALAPTAVEEIVRWASPVVYMRRTLTRDIEMRGVQMAKGDKVTLWYNSANRDESKFDNPWAFDLARDPNPHVGFGGGGAHFCLGANLARREIRVVFDELRREMPDIVAIDKPARLLSQFIHGIKRLPVAW from the coding sequence ATGACGGACCTCAAGACCAGCATTCCGACCCGGGAGAACGGCGTCCCCCCGCCAGAGGTCCCGCTCAGCGAGATCGACCTCGGATCATTGGATTTTTGGGCACGCAACGACGACTTTCGTGACGGCGCCTTCGCCACCTTGCGGCGTGAGGCGCCTATTTCGTTCTGGCCCGCCATCGAAATGGAGGGCTTTGTCGGCGGAAACGGGCATTGGGCGCTGACCATGCACGACGACGTGCACTACGCCAGCCGGCATCCCGAGATTTTCAGTTCCAGCCCCAACATCGTGATCAGCGACCAGACCCCGGAGCTGGCCGAGTATTTCGGCTCGATGATCGTGATGGACGATCCCCGCCATCAGCGGCTGCGCTCGATCGTCAGCCGGGCGTTCACGCCGCGGGTGGTGGCCCGCATCGAGGAGTCGGTGCGCGATCGCGCGCATCGGTTGGTGGCGGCGATGAAAGCCAACCACCCGGACCGGCAGGCCGATCTGGTCAGCGAGCTCGCCGGCCCGCTGCCCTTGCAGATCATCTGCGACATGATGGGCATCCCCGAAGAGGACCATCAAAAGGTATTCCATTGGACCAACGTGATTCTCGGCTTCGGCGACCCCGATCTGGCGACGGATTTCGAGGAGTTCTTCAAGGTGTCGATGGATATCGGCGCTTATGCCGCCGCGCTGGCCGACGACCACAGAGGCTCTAGTGTCAACCATCACGACGATCTGACCACCAGCCTGGTGGAGGCCGAGGTCGATGGAGAACGCCTGGCGTCGTCGGAGATCGCGACGTTCTTCATCCTGCTCGTGGTGGCGGGCAACGAGACGACGCGCAATGCGATCAGCCACGGGGTCCTGGCCCTGTCGCAGTATCCGGAAGAGCGGCAGAAGTGGTGGTCGGACTACGAGGCGTTGGCGCCGACGGCGGTCGAGGAGATCGTGCGGTGGGCGTCCCCCGTGGTCTACATGCGGCGCACCCTCACCCGCGACATCGAGATGCGCGGCGTCCAGATGGCCAAGGGTGACAAGGTCACGCTGTGGTACAACTCGGCCAACCGCGACGAGTCAAAGTTCGACAATCCCTGGGCTTTTGACCTGGCGCGCGACCCCAATCCGCACGTCGGCTTCGGCGGCGGCGGGGCCCATTTCTGCCTGGGCGCGAACCTGGCGCGCCGCGAGATCAGGGTGGTGTTCGACGAGCTGCGGCGCGAAATGCCCGACATCGTCGCGATCGACAAGCCGGCCCGTCTGCTGTCGCAGTTCATTCACGGCATCAAGCGCCTCCCCGTCGCCTGGTAG
- a CDS encoding class I SAM-dependent methyltransferase yields MLTTALRVLKPADRLRDQAQALAGYLGAGDTLLDVGCGTGRLSLYLRDMYGADPMGIDVKDFRQVEIPFRRFDGTSIPFPDNTFDHVVVSEVLHHSHDPMALIAECHRVARRRIIVFEDVPDGRFGRALLLLHVEAFARYYRYPFRPARVGAHRAALEWLGERATQVARIPQPPEWLTVYPRVLLVYDV; encoded by the coding sequence GTGCTCACAACGGCGCTTCGCGTCCTGAAGCCGGCAGACCGATTGCGCGACCAAGCCCAAGCGCTTGCAGGCTATCTCGGCGCGGGCGACACCCTGCTCGACGTCGGCTGCGGAACGGGACGTCTGTCGCTCTATCTGCGCGACATGTACGGGGCCGACCCGATGGGCATAGACGTCAAGGACTTCCGACAGGTCGAGATTCCGTTCCGCCGGTTCGACGGCACATCGATTCCGTTTCCGGACAACACATTTGATCATGTCGTGGTCAGTGAGGTGCTGCATCACAGCCATGACCCGATGGCCTTGATTGCGGAGTGCCACCGCGTCGCGCGTCGGCGCATCATCGTGTTCGAGGATGTGCCGGACGGGCGGTTCGGCAGGGCGCTGCTGTTGCTGCACGTGGAGGCGTTTGCGCGGTACTACCGCTACCCGTTTCGGCCGGCGCGGGTCGGCGCGCACCGAGCGGCGCTGGAGTGGCTGGGGGAGCGAGCCACTCAGGTCGCCCGCATTCCGCAGCCACCCGAGTGGTTGACCGTGTATCCGCGGGTGTTGTTGGTCTATGACGTCTAG
- a CDS encoding NAD(P)H-dependent amine dehydrogenase family protein yields MSEHGSRRGSKRVVVWGTGFVGKMVIPEILKHPLFELVGVGVSNPDKVGRDVADICGLPEPVGITATDDVDALIALKPDALVHYGPTAMHAKDNILLITRFLRAGIDVCSTAMTPWIWPTMHLNPPNWITPITEACELGEASCFTTGIDPGFANDLFPMTLMGLCSEVRKVRASELLDYTNYEGDYEKEMGIGREPEYSPMLENSDVLIFAWGATVPMIAHAAGIMLDEMTTTWEKWVTPTDRKSAKGVIKAGQVAAVRFTINGIYQGETRIQLEHVNRIGLDAAPDWPTGHDNDVYRVDIEGTPSIFQETAFRFTDGSGRDAAAAGCLATGLRALNAVPAVNDLPPGWVTALDLPLIPGAGTIR; encoded by the coding sequence ATGTCGGAACACGGCTCGAGGCGAGGCTCCAAGCGGGTAGTCGTGTGGGGCACCGGATTCGTGGGAAAGATGGTGATCCCCGAGATCCTCAAGCACCCGCTGTTCGAATTGGTCGGAGTCGGCGTCAGCAACCCGGACAAGGTGGGCCGCGACGTCGCCGACATCTGCGGGCTCCCCGAACCGGTGGGCATCACGGCCACCGACGACGTCGACGCGCTGATCGCGCTCAAGCCCGACGCCCTGGTGCACTACGGCCCGACGGCGATGCACGCCAAGGACAACATCCTGCTCATCACCCGCTTCCTGCGGGCCGGCATCGACGTGTGCTCGACCGCGATGACGCCCTGGATCTGGCCGACCATGCACCTCAACCCACCGAACTGGATCACGCCGATCACCGAGGCGTGCGAACTCGGCGAGGCGTCCTGCTTCACCACCGGCATCGACCCGGGCTTCGCCAACGACCTTTTCCCGATGACGCTGATGGGTCTGTGCTCCGAAGTGCGCAAAGTTCGGGCCTCGGAATTGCTGGACTACACCAATTACGAAGGCGACTACGAAAAGGAGATGGGCATCGGGCGCGAACCCGAGTACAGCCCGATGCTGGAAAACAGCGACGTGCTGATCTTCGCGTGGGGCGCCACCGTGCCGATGATCGCCCACGCCGCCGGCATCATGCTCGACGAGATGACCACCACCTGGGAAAAATGGGTGACTCCGACCGACCGCAAGTCGGCGAAGGGCGTCATCAAGGCCGGCCAGGTCGCCGCCGTCCGATTCACCATCAACGGCATCTATCAGGGTGAGACGCGCATCCAACTCGAGCACGTCAACCGCATTGGGCTCGACGCCGCTCCGGACTGGCCGACGGGTCACGACAACGACGTCTATCGGGTCGACATCGAAGGGACGCCGAGCATCTTTCAGGAGACCGCGTTCCGCTTCACCGACGGCTCGGGCCGGGATGCGGCGGCCGCGGGATGCTTGGCGACCGGCCTGCGGGCGCTGAACGCCGTCCCGGCGGTCAACGACTTGCCACCGGGCTGGGTCACCGCGTTGGACCTGCCGCTGATCCCCGGCGCGGGCACGATCCGCTGA